A portion of the Roseovarius sp. M141 genome contains these proteins:
- a CDS encoding DNA cytosine methyltransferase has protein sequence MSTVSKEKIIFDGTKIRFASLYSGCGGLDHGFHEAGLKGVCAIDNDRAALDVLAKNLGTKTECMDLGAFGDQHLPLLKGVDIIAAGPPCQGFSTAGPNNPDDERNNHVWNVARIASLVKPKVVVIENVRGLLSTKNAKHFDKTVELLKESGYSVSSSIYNLSDFGIAQRRVRVIILAVRSSDCFSLQIPCQERRSIGDALKNVHEACDFDPDPLLEYSTDALIARRIAPGQKLSNVRSGLSAVHTWDIPEVFGQVNTLEVNLLETVVKLRRQNRRRDFGDADPVPLADLIEFFGAGTDNLVEGLVQKGYLRKIGDFIDLRNTFNGKFRRLKWDDVSPTVDTRFGQPRYFLHPEQDRGLAVREAARIQSFSDSFKFTGAKTTKYRMIGNAVPPKFSRLVGTTLSDSWAAL, from the coding sequence ATCAGCACAGTATCGAAAGAGAAGATCATTTTTGATGGTACAAAAATACGGTTTGCCAGCCTGTACAGTGGCTGCGGGGGCCTTGACCATGGTTTCCATGAAGCAGGCCTGAAGGGTGTTTGTGCCATCGACAATGATCGCGCCGCTTTAGATGTTCTTGCCAAAAATCTTGGCACAAAAACCGAATGTATGGATCTTGGTGCGTTTGGCGACCAACATCTTCCTCTTCTCAAAGGGGTCGATATAATTGCGGCTGGCCCGCCCTGCCAAGGCTTTTCGACCGCCGGCCCAAACAATCCCGACGATGAACGCAATAACCATGTATGGAACGTTGCTAGGATCGCTTCGCTGGTTAAGCCAAAAGTTGTCGTGATTGAGAACGTTCGTGGCTTGCTGAGCACAAAAAACGCCAAACACTTCGACAAGACGGTCGAGTTACTAAAAGAAAGTGGGTATTCAGTATCATCGTCAATTTACAATCTGTCTGACTTTGGAATCGCTCAACGGCGAGTAAGAGTAATCATATTGGCCGTACGGTCGTCCGATTGTTTCTCTTTGCAGATTCCATGCCAAGAACGCCGTTCGATCGGAGACGCGCTCAAAAATGTTCATGAGGCGTGTGACTTCGATCCGGACCCACTACTCGAATACTCGACTGACGCGTTGATCGCTCGAAGAATTGCGCCTGGGCAAAAGCTATCAAATGTCAGAAGTGGCTTGTCCGCAGTCCACACTTGGGACATCCCTGAAGTATTCGGTCAAGTAAATACTTTGGAAGTGAACCTACTGGAAACTGTGGTCAAGCTTAGGCGTCAGAACCGAAGGCGTGATTTTGGAGACGCTGATCCAGTCCCACTCGCCGATCTCATTGAATTTTTCGGTGCCGGTACGGATAACCTAGTGGAAGGGCTAGTACAGAAAGGTTACCTAAGGAAAATAGGAGATTTCATAGATCTTCGGAATACGTTTAACGGCAAGTTTCGTCGTCTGAAGTGGGACGACGTTTCACCTACTGTTGATACGCGCTTCGGACAACCAAGGTACTTCTTGCACCCAGAGCAAGACCGTGGGCTCGCCGTGCGGGAGGCGGCGCGAATTCAGAGTTTCTCTGACAGCTTCAAGTTCACGGGCGCCAAGACTACAAAGTATCGGATGATTGGAAATGCGGTTCCACCGAAGTTTTCGAGGCTAGTTGGAACCACGCTTAGTGACAGTTGGGCCGCATTGTGA
- a CDS encoding DUF4942 domain-containing protein — protein MNQHTGFARIGTTPEQEARSAPAIRQSLKEIVQRYTAKRDGGAVTRETESGVIEIIEEYQGIEAEARAFADATARVKNASAIGTSWGGDIFLRGHDPEISAERMKAALLRSAWRHVYEGLPVKDCASAKDRKRFDLFFENPPELTLAAIAEHFGAFLLDQRHHILKGLAECFCDLDPAYKSHSKVAIGVQGLPKRIIVNHVDRYLSSWGAERVKDTLNALRVYRGQARMEYGEWSSMMDEARRHGEADFSGGIIRSFKNGNAHLIFDKQGLLDINRALAEFLSDFAEIFLYRHQTSF, from the coding sequence ATGAACCAGCACACCGGTTTTGCCCGTATCGGCACCACACCGGAGCAGGAGGCGCGTAGCGCCCCTGCCATCCGGCAGAGCCTCAAAGAGATTGTGCAGCGATACACCGCGAAGCGTGACGGCGGCGCGGTCACGCGCGAGACGGAAAGCGGCGTTATCGAAATCATCGAGGAATATCAGGGCATCGAGGCCGAGGCGCGGGCCTTCGCTGACGCTACGGCCCGCGTGAAAAACGCCAGCGCCATCGGGACCAGTTGGGGCGGCGATATTTTCCTGCGCGGCCATGATCCAGAAATATCGGCCGAGCGGATGAAAGCCGCGTTGCTGCGATCCGCTTGGCGGCACGTCTATGAAGGATTGCCGGTCAAGGACTGCGCCAGCGCGAAGGACCGGAAGCGGTTCGATCTGTTTTTCGAGAACCCGCCCGAGTTGACGCTTGCCGCCATCGCGGAACACTTCGGCGCGTTCCTGCTGGACCAACGCCACCACATTCTAAAGGGGCTGGCCGAATGTTTCTGCGATCTGGACCCCGCCTATAAGAGCCACAGCAAGGTTGCCATTGGCGTTCAGGGATTGCCGAAACGGATCATCGTCAACCACGTTGACCGCTATCTTTCATCCTGGGGCGCTGAACGTGTCAAAGACACGCTCAACGCCCTGCGCGTCTATCGCGGTCAAGCCCGCATGGAATATGGCGAATGGTCGAGCATGATGGACGAGGCCCGACGCCACGGCGAGGCAGACTTTAGCGGCGGCATCATCCGCTCATTCAAGAACGGGAACGCGCATCTGATCTTCGACAAGCAGGGCTTGCTCGACATTAACCGCGCTCTGGCCGAGTTCTTGTCAGATTTCGCGGAAATCTTCCTTTACCGTCATCAAACTTCCTTTTAG
- a CDS encoding DUF3768 domain-containing protein yields MNLDALEMTEAEHQARRIAEQNDQFRKHVLTGGPAGTPQGRIVMTRAVAEVGPTFQMEVTRAVMADETFTEDNDPYGDHTFGAVTVQGRKVWWKIDLYDLDYRWGSETPDDPSQTRRVLTVMFPSDY; encoded by the coding sequence ATGAACCTCGACGCACTCGAAATGACAGAAGCGGAACACCAAGCGCGCAGGATCGCGGAGCAGAATGACCAGTTTCGCAAACACGTCCTGACAGGCGGACCCGCAGGCACACCGCAAGGGCGCATCGTTATGACCCGAGCCGTGGCAGAAGTCGGGCCGACCTTTCAGATGGAAGTCACCCGCGCCGTGATGGCTGACGAGACGTTCACCGAGGACAACGACCCTTACGGCGACCACACGTTCGGAGCCGTCACCGTGCAGGGCCGCAAGGTCTGGTGGAAGATCGACCTCTACGACCTCGACTATCGCTGGGGTTCAGAGACGCCCGACGATCCGAGCCAGACGCGCCGCGTCCTGACCGTCATGTTCCCGTCCGACTACTGA
- a CDS encoding thermonuclease family protein, which produces MTATMTTPMIHGRRRGFFGVRKSSWCFGAIRTCFLLWAVATPGVAFSEAIQGSQIYVIDGDTIDIGGERVRLVGYDTPETYRARCDYERQLGNMATARLRDLIDGVKQVDLMLLPGRDKYGRLLGRLYVNRADVGGTLIGEGLARRYEGGRRKGWCG; this is translated from the coding sequence ATGACAGCAACTATGACTACGCCGATGATCCACGGACGCCGACGCGGTTTCTTCGGGGTGCGGAAGTCGAGCTGGTGTTTCGGGGCCATTCGGACCTGTTTTCTGCTGTGGGCTGTGGCAACGCCGGGGGTCGCTTTTAGTGAAGCCATCCAAGGATCGCAAATCTACGTCATTGACGGGGATACCATCGACATTGGCGGCGAGCGGGTTCGCTTGGTCGGCTATGATACACCGGAAACATACCGCGCCAGATGCGACTACGAGCGACAACTTGGCAACATGGCGACCGCGCGGCTGCGCGATCTGATCGACGGTGTGAAGCAAGTCGATCTGATGCTTCTGCCGGGTCGCGACAAATACGGGCGGCTTCTGGGCCGACTCTATGTCAATCGGGCTGACGTGGGCGGCACGCTGATTGGCGAAGGGCTGGCGCGGCGGTATGAAGGCGGGCGACGGAAAGGATGGTGCGGATGA
- a CDS encoding ParB/RepB/Spo0J family partition protein → MTKQTKITATEARIPLDRLTLSTLNPRQDVPQADVIELAESIWTAGLIQNLSGLADDEGGAEIVAGGRRLRALKYLAEQHPDMAETHPELASPMVNLAPDRTTGEAWATTENIARRALHPAEEIRAYGKMEQGGSTPAIIARAFAVTEKHVYRRLALAHLPAPVLDALRADEISLSNAAAFTISDDQKRSLEILEQVRGESQSDYNIKRMLKPDAVRGTDRRAIFVGEDAYMAAGGRIGGDLFDDESLFDDPEILDAVFQEKLDAVAKLLRGKGWKWAEAITESYIGYHTIEDRKFERIYAEQGDLTEAETERYDELAELAEGDVLDEDGEAELAALQEKLDGMFSAEQMAVSGVMVYVDRDGRLQGSDGLVAREDKAAAIEAGFLRKPTRIEDDEPKSPISQKLADDLGRIAQGAKQHAILRDPDLLLDLLAFQLSHALNWKNPLGLSLTDVPNWPSTEAEGYALDEKLTANPPRDMWEIKDLAASFRAFRKKGADHVRGELTRFLAAQYRGGDEKLAALVEKETQPSIREVWTPTAENFFKRVGGPYLNDLWSDLLGLASGHATITAFEKLKKSEKAEKLESLFADPATRSALGLTEEQQDRIAAWLPEGMA, encoded by the coding sequence ATGACCAAGCAAACCAAGATCACCGCCACAGAGGCCCGTATCCCGCTGGACCGCCTGACCCTTTCCACCTTGAACCCGCGGCAGGACGTGCCGCAGGCAGACGTGATCGAACTGGCCGAAAGCATCTGGACCGCTGGCTTGATCCAGAACCTTTCAGGGCTGGCCGACGACGAGGGCGGAGCGGAGATTGTCGCGGGAGGCCGCAGGCTTCGCGCTTTGAAATATCTGGCCGAGCAGCACCCCGATATGGCCGAGACGCATCCCGAACTGGCAAGCCCGATGGTCAACCTGGCCCCCGACCGGACCACCGGAGAGGCATGGGCCACAACCGAAAACATTGCCCGCCGCGCGTTGCACCCCGCCGAGGAAATCCGCGCCTATGGCAAGATGGAGCAGGGCGGATCGACACCCGCCATCATTGCCCGCGCCTTTGCCGTGACCGAAAAGCACGTCTATCGCCGCCTTGCGCTTGCCCACCTTCCCGCGCCCGTGCTGGACGCCTTGCGGGCCGACGAAATCAGCCTGTCCAATGCCGCCGCGTTCACGATCAGCGACGACCAGAAGCGCAGCCTTGAGATACTGGAACAGGTGCGCGGCGAAAGCCAGTCGGATTACAACATCAAGCGGATGCTGAAACCTGACGCCGTGCGCGGGACCGACCGCCGCGCGATCTTTGTGGGCGAGGATGCCTATATGGCCGCAGGCGGGCGGATCGGCGGCGATCTTTTTGACGACGAAAGCCTGTTTGATGATCCCGAAATCCTTGACGCGGTGTTTCAAGAAAAGCTGGACGCCGTCGCAAAACTGTTGCGGGGCAAGGGTTGGAAATGGGCCGAAGCGATCACTGAAAGCTACATCGGGTATCACACCATCGAGGACCGCAAGTTTGAGCGCATCTATGCAGAGCAAGGCGATCTGACCGAGGCTGAAACCGAGCGGTATGATGAACTGGCGGAACTGGCCGAGGGCGATGTTCTGGACGAGGACGGCGAAGCAGAACTGGCCGCATTGCAGGAAAAGCTGGACGGCATGTTCAGCGCCGAGCAAATGGCCGTTTCTGGTGTCATGGTCTATGTGGACCGCGATGGACGGTTGCAGGGTTCCGATGGGCTTGTTGCCCGTGAGGATAAAGCCGCCGCCATCGAGGCCGGTTTCCTTCGCAAGCCCACGCGGATCGAGGACGACGAGCCTAAATCGCCTATCTCGCAGAAGTTGGCCGACGATCTGGGGCGCATCGCACAAGGGGCGAAGCAACATGCGATCTTGCGCGACCCTGACCTGTTGCTTGATCTTCTGGCTTTCCAGTTGAGCCACGCTCTGAACTGGAAAAACCCGCTTGGCCTGTCGCTTACCGATGTTCCGAACTGGCCTTCGACAGAAGCCGAAGGCTATGCGCTGGACGAGAAGCTGACCGCCAACCCCCCGCGCGATATGTGGGAAATCAAAGACCTTGCCGCGTCATTCCGCGCGTTCCGAAAGAAGGGCGCGGACCATGTTCGCGGCGAACTGACCCGCTTTCTTGCGGCGCAGTATCGGGGCGGCGATGAAAAGCTGGCGGCGCTGGTCGAGAAGGAGACGCAGCCGAGTATCCGCGAAGTCTGGACCCCGACCGCCGAGAACTTTTTCAAGCGCGTGGGTGGTCCCTACCTCAACGACTTGTGGAGCGATCTTCTGGGGCTGGCATCAGGCCATGCCACCATCACCGCGTTCGAGAAGCTGAAAAAGAGTGAGAAGGCCGAGAAGCTGGAAAGCCTGTTTGCCGATCCGGCCACCCGCAGCGCCCTTGGCCTGACCGAAGAACAGCAAGACCGCATCGCCGCGTGGCTTCCCGAAGGCATGGCCTGA
- a CDS encoding SOS response-associated peptidase yields MCNLYSNTLPPEMMRQLFKVDASRDQLGNAEPLPAIFPKRLAPIVVMDGDGERAIWNAHWGFVMPQVSKKTGEPIQPKAVNNARDDKLRTSSFWRTSFQERRCLIPATSFCEAKGRKPATYIWFGVTGEDERPPFAFAGVWRGFSGNYGGDKRELVTSSMVTTTPNELVADTHPDRMPAILHPDDYETWLAGQPKDAFELIRPYPAEKMVIHQSGEGLRADQGGL; encoded by the coding sequence ATGTGTAATCTGTATTCCAACACGTTGCCTCCTGAAATGATGCGCCAGCTTTTCAAGGTGGATGCAAGCCGGGATCAACTCGGGAACGCCGAACCGCTGCCAGCGATCTTCCCGAAGCGACTGGCGCCTATCGTCGTCATGGATGGGGATGGCGAACGGGCGATCTGGAACGCTCATTGGGGGTTCGTGATGCCCCAGGTCTCGAAGAAAACCGGCGAACCTATCCAGCCCAAAGCGGTCAACAACGCCCGTGACGACAAGTTGCGCACGTCCTCGTTTTGGAGAACCAGCTTTCAAGAGCGACGCTGTTTGATTCCGGCGACCAGTTTTTGCGAGGCCAAAGGACGAAAACCGGCGACTTACATCTGGTTTGGTGTGACAGGCGAAGACGAAAGACCCCCTTTCGCCTTCGCCGGAGTCTGGCGCGGATTCAGCGGAAACTATGGCGGTGACAAGCGTGAGCTGGTCACGTCCTCGATGGTCACGACGACGCCGAATGAGCTGGTGGCCGACACGCATCCAGACAGGATGCCAGCGATTTTGCATCCAGACGACTATGAGACGTGGCTGGCGGGGCAACCGAAGGACGCCTTTGAACTGATACGGCCCTATCCTGCGGAAAAGATGGTGATCCATCAAAGCGGCGAAGGGCTTAGAGCCGACCAAGGCGGGCTATAA
- a CDS encoding IS5 family transposase — MRGTDEAAGSLFSYVDLEERVPARHPLRLIRRIVNDALASLDAEFDALYTDFGRPSIAPERLIRAGLLQILFSIRSERQLMEQMDYNLLFRWFVGLGIDDPVWVPTVFTKNRDRLLTTDMSRKVMAAILTHPEIRPLLSDEHFSVDGTLVKAWASMKSFQPTDGRATPGEDDPGGPPPPADETSANTDQPQQTETQSMPDTPRETRNAEVNFRGEKRSNATHASVTDPDARLYKKSPGAAAMLCFMGHTLMENRNGLVVQAELTHADGHGERKAALEMINRHSPGSTRRLTLGADKGYDSADFIATLRRMVVTPHVAQKARHSAIDGRTTHHPGYALSQRRRKKIEEPFGWAKTVGGVAQTFHRGLDRVRAQFTMTMAACNLARLPKLLAA; from the coding sequence ATGCGCGGGACGGACGAGGCAGCGGGATCGCTGTTCAGCTATGTCGATCTTGAGGAGCGCGTTCCGGCACGGCACCCGCTGCGTTTGATCCGTCGGATCGTGAACGACGCGCTGGCAAGCCTCGATGCCGAATTCGATGCGCTCTACACCGATTTCGGCCGTCCCTCCATCGCACCAGAGCGCCTGATCCGGGCGGGCCTGCTGCAAATCCTGTTCTCGATCCGATCCGAGCGGCAGTTGATGGAGCAGATGGACTACAATCTGCTGTTCCGCTGGTTTGTCGGCCTCGGCATCGACGATCCCGTATGGGTGCCGACCGTGTTCACGAAGAACCGCGACCGGCTGCTGACGACTGATATGTCGCGCAAGGTGATGGCCGCGATCCTGACACACCCGGAGATCCGACCGCTGCTCTCGGATGAGCACTTTTCGGTGGACGGCACCTTGGTCAAGGCGTGGGCGTCGATGAAGAGCTTTCAGCCGACGGACGGCAGGGCGACACCGGGCGAGGACGATCCTGGAGGGCCACCGCCACCAGCTGACGAGACCTCCGCCAACACCGACCAGCCCCAGCAGACCGAGACCCAATCGATGCCCGACACGCCCCGCGAGACGCGTAACGCCGAAGTGAACTTCCGAGGCGAGAAGCGCTCGAACGCGACCCATGCATCGGTCACGGACCCGGATGCGCGGCTCTACAAGAAGTCGCCGGGCGCCGCGGCGATGCTATGCTTCATGGGGCATACGCTGATGGAAAACCGGAATGGTCTTGTCGTGCAGGCAGAACTGACCCACGCCGATGGGCATGGCGAGCGGAAGGCGGCGCTTGAGATGATCAATCGGCACTCCCCGGGCTCGACCCGGCGCCTGACGCTTGGGGCGGACAAGGGATACGACAGCGCCGACTTCATTGCCACGCTCAGGCGCATGGTCGTGACGCCACATGTCGCACAAAAGGCCCGACATTCCGCCATCGACGGCCGGACCACCCACCATCCCGGCTACGCCTTATCCCAGCGGCGCCGAAAGAAGATCGAGGAACCATTCGGCTGGGCCAAGACCGTGGGCGGCGTGGCCCAGACCTTTCACCGTGGCCTCGACAGGGTCCGCGCGCAGTTCACGATGACCATGGCAGCCTGCAATCTGGCCAGGCTGCCGAAGCTCCTTGCCGCCTGA
- a CDS encoding type II toxin-antitoxin system VapC family toxin, with translation MSLVLDASVAAAWVLPDEDTSAADSILHRTAADSAVAPSLIWHELRNILLMAARRGRLTQEEVVPSLLRLRRLPIETVDVSAGGDAALIGLASTYGLTAYDAAYLALAEDRGLPLATSDKALRRACNAHGVTLI, from the coding sequence ATGTCTCTTGTCCTCGATGCTTCCGTAGCTGCTGCCTGGGTCTTGCCCGATGAAGATACATCGGCCGCAGATTCAATCCTCCACCGCACAGCAGCGGATAGTGCGGTCGCCCCTAGCCTGATCTGGCACGAGTTGCGAAACATCCTGCTCATGGCCGCTCGGCGCGGGCGACTTACCCAAGAGGAAGTTGTGCCCAGTTTGTTGCGCCTTCGTCGGTTGCCAATCGAAACGGTGGATGTGTCGGCAGGCGGTGATGCGGCGCTGATCGGACTGGCTTCGACGTATGGGTTGACGGCCTACGATGCCGCCTATCTCGCCCTCGCCGAAGATCGTGGTCTGCCTCTGGCGACGTCCGACAAGGCACTGCGTCGGGCTTGTAACGCCCATGGCGTAACACTGATCTGA
- a CDS encoding type II toxin-antitoxin system Phd/YefM family antitoxin: MGVVIKTGEAKTRLSELLARVEAGEEVTIARGDVPVARLVPIARRDNAHAAVADIMAARAGLAATTADELIAWRDEARR, from the coding sequence ATGGGTGTAGTCATCAAAACCGGCGAAGCAAAGACCCGTCTATCGGAGCTTCTGGCTCGCGTAGAAGCTGGCGAAGAAGTCACGATCGCGCGCGGTGACGTGCCCGTCGCGCGCCTCGTTCCTATCGCACGACGCGATAACGCTCATGCTGCCGTCGCCGATATAATGGCCGCCCGCGCTGGCTTGGCTGCGACAACAGCCGATGAGCTGATCGCCTGGCGTGACGAAGCACGACGGTAG
- a CDS encoding H-NS family nucleoid-associated regulatory protein — MDLSEMTYPELEKHQKDVEAAMRNLDKTRKSDAKKAVRKTAKDHGFTVEELFDLPAKKSTAAASPPKYRNPKNPDETWTGKGRKPKWLTAALEDGTSLSSFEI; from the coding sequence ATGGACCTTTCCGAAATGACTTATCCAGAACTGGAAAAGCACCAGAAGGATGTAGAGGCAGCGATGCGCAACCTCGACAAAACCCGCAAATCCGACGCGAAGAAAGCCGTCAGGAAAACGGCCAAGGATCACGGTTTCACGGTAGAGGAACTGTTCGACCTACCCGCGAAGAAGTCCACCGCCGCCGCTTCGCCGCCCAAGTATCGCAACCCGAAGAACCCGGATGAAACGTGGACCGGCAAAGGCCGCAAACCCAAGTGGCTCACCGCCGCTTTGGAAGATGGCACCAGTCTTTCGTCCTTTGAAATCTGA
- a CDS encoding DUF6880 family protein, which yields MARKPALSIDKLKDLGVAKLGQLVLDEAERNAGFRRQVKAALAGKSGPEAIAKLIDRRLSGLKRAKSFIDWDKAHALGDDLRSLTDTITSELGAAAPGLAIDRLLRFIATHEQVFERVDDSLGRIQGVYYQAITATGDLAQRLTAPEADQLPEKIMSALGESTHGYLTDVTEAVAPHLPQDSLTRWDADLKGAITERQTEEAARESDGWFYSMTSQWSAMRQTIALARGDLDLLIALEAKKKPHVQDTLTIATQLLEAGRTSEALDWVRKPGRRPFGPADDDLSPARVSLEARILEAVGDETAAQALRWRCFEARLSADILRDYLRKLPDFEDIETEERAHAVALEKATPEVALQFFLDWPRHDLAAKLIVMHAKHWDGGDWHILPKVAALLEHDYPLAATILYRALLDSILDRARSKAYGHGANYLEKLTLLAEEADSTRPGEIADHASYLAELKKRHPRKSGFWTRIGEKKSRPPEGSTSHHPVWIRGDG from the coding sequence ATGGCCCGCAAACCCGCCCTGTCCATTGACAAACTGAAAGACCTTGGTGTCGCCAAGCTTGGCCAGCTCGTGCTGGATGAAGCTGAACGCAATGCTGGTTTCCGGCGTCAGGTCAAGGCGGCGCTGGCCGGCAAATCGGGGCCCGAGGCCATTGCCAAGCTGATCGACCGGCGGTTATCAGGCTTGAAACGGGCCAAGAGTTTCATCGATTGGGACAAGGCCCATGCCCTTGGCGACGATCTACGCAGTCTGACCGATACGATCACTTCTGAACTTGGCGCCGCCGCCCCGGGACTCGCCATTGATCGGTTGCTGCGCTTCATCGCCACCCACGAGCAGGTGTTCGAACGTGTCGATGATTCCTTGGGCCGTATTCAAGGCGTCTATTATCAGGCAATTACTGCAACCGGCGACCTGGCGCAGCGTCTGACCGCGCCCGAAGCGGATCAGCTACCAGAGAAGATCATGTCCGCACTTGGCGAAAGCACCCATGGCTATCTGACTGACGTGACCGAGGCCGTGGCACCGCACCTGCCGCAAGACAGCCTGACCCGATGGGATGCCGATCTGAAAGGCGCCATTACTGAGCGGCAGACCGAGGAAGCGGCGCGTGAATCGGATGGTTGGTTTTATTCCATGACCTCACAATGGTCCGCAATGCGCCAGACCATCGCCTTGGCGCGCGGCGATCTTGATTTGCTCATCGCTTTGGAGGCGAAGAAGAAGCCGCATGTGCAGGACACGCTGACGATTGCTACACAGCTTCTGGAGGCCGGGCGCACCTCTGAGGCGCTGGATTGGGTGCGTAAACCGGGGCGGCGTCCATTTGGCCCGGCCGATGACGACCTGTCACCGGCACGAGTCAGCCTTGAGGCGCGGATACTGGAAGCCGTGGGGGACGAGACCGCCGCCCAAGCCCTGCGCTGGCGTTGCTTTGAGGCGCGCCTTTCCGCCGACATCCTGCGAGATTACCTCAGGAAGCTGCCGGATTTCGAGGATATAGAAACCGAAGAGCGCGCCCATGCCGTCGCGTTGGAAAAAGCGACGCCCGAGGTAGCACTGCAATTTTTCCTCGACTGGCCGCGACACGATCTGGCGGCAAAGCTGATCGTAATGCATGCGAAGCACTGGGACGGAGGTGATTGGCATATCCTGCCCAAAGTCGCCGCCCTTCTGGAGCACGATTATCCGCTGGCCGCGACGATTCTCTACCGCGCACTTCTGGACAGCATCCTGGATCGTGCGCGCTCCAAGGCCTATGGGCACGGCGCGAACTACCTCGAGAAACTGACTCTGCTGGCCGAAGAGGCGGACTCAACTCGCCCCGGAGAAATCGCCGACCACGCAAGCTATCTTGCCGAACTGAAGAAAAGGCACCCCCGCAAATCAGGGTTCTGGACGCGCATCGGTGAGAAGAAATCAAGACCGCCAGAAGGGAGCACGTCCCACCACCCTGTATGGATCAGAGGAGATGGGTAA